In Arachis hypogaea cultivar Tifrunner chromosome 17, arahy.Tifrunner.gnm2.J5K5, whole genome shotgun sequence, a single window of DNA contains:
- the LOC112764967 gene encoding gibberellin 2-beta-dioxygenase 1, with protein sequence MYETTNPRFKKHANLFSVAHFTHFFVFSLSHVMASSAHKHHHLFPNLHGGATTAPPPTPSANQTSLLSTSDAADALSRLLHRLPPNLSLPTNRRSATTSSSSPAATCPPSISLSDNSTDILSSFSQLGFVQLTDHSVPSELATSAESESLALFNLPRDQKESSFPKNWPLGYEREEEDEDKDEDENDDELGLGIGESFRLDSSCSTESSTELILSSLREFSLSLEKLGLKIIDELMKGLGLENPIGNDPTRLCSILWISEDRPGNRPEYSGGFYPYVVALQYQIRREKTYSLLSDSGWVHVVPHVDSILVTLGDIAQVWSNGKLKKVRGRAMGEAKESRCITMSLLITLPTETTVAPLLFLGNEDQKEESDEERERVFHSFDFEDYAWRVYHERLLFKDPLDRYRLN encoded by the exons ATGTACGAAACTACGAACCCAAGATTCAAGAAACACGCCAATCTATTCAGTGTCGCACATTTCACGCacttttttgtgttttctctaTCTCACGTTATGGCCTCTTCAGCTCACAAGCACCACCACCTCTTCCCCAACCTCCACGGAGGAGCCACCACAGCACCACCACCAACTCCCTCGGCTAACCAAACCTCCCTCCTTTCTACTTCCGACGCCGCCGACGCCCTTTCCCGCCTCCTCCACCGCCTCCCACCAAACCTCTCTCTCCCCACTAACCGCCGTTCCGCCACCACCTCATCCTCCTCCCCCGCCGCCACGTGTCCTCCCTCCATATCCCTCTCTGACAACAGTACGGACATCCTTTCCTCCTTCTCCCAACTCGGCTTCGTGCAACTCACCGATCACTCAGTCCCCTCCGAACTCGCCACCTCGGCCGAGTCGGAATCGCTCGCTCTCTTCAACCTCCCTCGGGACCAGAAGGAATCTTCCTTCCCCAAGAACTGGCCACTCGGATacgaacgcgaagaagaagacgaagacaaAGACGAAGACGAAAACGACGATGAACTCGGACTCGGAATCGGCGAGTCATTCCGTCTTGACTCGTCCTGCTCCACCGAGTCATCAACCGAGTTGATTCTGTCATCTCTCCGCGAGTTCTCACTCTCTCTTGAAAAACTGGGCCTGAAGATCATCGACGAGTTAATGAAAGGTTTGGGCCTAGAAAACCCGATCGGGAATGACCCGACCCGGTTGTGTTCTATCTTATGGATTTCAGAAGATCGGCCCGGAAATAGACCCGAATATTCGGGCGGGTTTTACCCGTATGTGGTGGCCTTGCAGTACCAGATAAGGCGAGAGAAGACGTATTCATTGCTCTCGGATTCGGGTTGGGTGCACGTGGTGCCGCACGTGGACTCCATCTTGGTCACTCTTGGAGATATTGCTcag GTGTGGAGCAATGGGAAGTTGAAGAAAGTGAGAGGAAGAGCAATGGGGGAAGCAAAAGAGTCACGTTGCATCACAATGTCATTGCTCATAACGCTTCCTACAGAGACCACTGTggctcctcttctttttcttggcaACGAAGACCAAAAGGAAGAAAGCGATGAAGAACGTGAGCGTGTGTTTCACTCTTTTGACTTTGAGGACTATGCTTGGAGAGTCTACCATGAACGCCTCCTTTTCAAAGACCCACTAGATAGGTACCGTCTTAATTAA